In Phycisphaerales bacterium, the following are encoded in one genomic region:
- the ribF gene encoding riboflavin biosynthesis protein RibF — protein sequence MPPPGDNSGDLPNTTRSGGRSVLTIGVFDGVHLGHRKLIETARAIADGLDGEPGTPPGGARVVALAFEPSPKAVLDPEHAPPRLTGFEDRADRLLDAGADEVLRLEPSKDLLGLAPERFVDDVLMPMHPAAIVEGSDFRFGAKRAGDVGTLAELGESRGFSVRIVEPVEVSLNDQSVVAASSSRVRWLLAHGRVADAGRVLGRAYEMVGTVVQGDQRGRTIGFPTANLASDQTPPGEGVYACIATLEDGRAVPCAANVGERPTFDGAERRVEAHLIGYQRGRDEPEYGWPLRLAFVSRLRDQVRFDGVEHLTAQLARDVQRANELLSTTVPSWQEMEQNA from the coding sequence GTGCCGCCCCCAGGTGACAATTCCGGCGATCTTCCGAACACGACCCGATCAGGCGGGCGGTCCGTGCTGACCATCGGCGTGTTCGATGGCGTGCACCTGGGCCACCGGAAGCTGATCGAGACCGCCAGGGCCATCGCCGACGGGCTGGATGGGGAGCCCGGAACCCCCCCGGGAGGGGCTCGCGTCGTCGCCCTCGCGTTCGAGCCCTCGCCCAAGGCCGTGCTCGACCCCGAGCACGCGCCGCCCCGATTGACCGGCTTCGAGGACCGGGCCGACCGCTTGCTGGACGCCGGGGCCGACGAGGTGCTGCGCCTCGAACCCTCGAAGGATCTCTTGGGGCTGGCGCCCGAGCGGTTCGTCGACGACGTGCTGATGCCCATGCATCCGGCGGCGATCGTCGAAGGATCGGACTTCCGGTTCGGCGCCAAGCGCGCGGGCGACGTGGGGACGCTGGCCGAATTGGGTGAATCCAGGGGCTTCTCGGTGCGGATCGTCGAGCCGGTCGAGGTTTCGCTGAACGACCAGAGCGTGGTGGCCGCCAGCAGCAGCCGCGTGCGGTGGCTGCTGGCCCACGGCCGCGTGGCCGACGCCGGGCGTGTGCTGGGCCGCGCGTACGAGATGGTGGGGACGGTCGTGCAGGGCGACCAGCGCGGGCGGACGATCGGCTTCCCGACGGCGAACCTGGCGAGCGACCAGACGCCGCCGGGCGAGGGCGTGTACGCGTGCATCGCGACGCTGGAGGATGGCCGGGCTGTTCCCTGCGCCGCCAACGTCGGCGAGCGCCCGACCTTCGACGGCGCCGAGCGCCGCGTCGAGGCGCACCTGATCGGGTACCAGCGCGGGCGCGACGAGCCCGAGTACGGCTGGCCGCTGCGGCTGGCCTTCGTCTCGCGCCTGCGCGACCAGGTCCGCTTCGATGGAGTCGAACACCTGACGGCCCAGCTCGCGCGCGACGTGCAGCGCGCGAACGAACTCTTGTCGACGACCGTGCCCTCGTGGCAGGAAATGGAACAGAACGCATGA
- the ccsA gene encoding cytochrome c biogenesis protein CcsA has protein sequence MTRVVLAILVLLFVACPTRAQLEPAGNQHPETSADVDGHGHSAPFGRPVRLGLVPEQKAVFADEIDLAPLRATAVFHNGRVKILDTLALEMMRTLTGRERYEELVLAAGASPLSSEGDRYAAADPDRFDKARFDPLFVLLDLAIDPAHYADRPLIAVDYLPVREYFLEAAFPDDPDRRDLWLRMTRVSPIMVETLGQPIFERYGHLEPVRRSLGQADNALRVAAGAGAMLRVVAPETNDQQWVHVEDLPESHPARAAAMELGRAWRSLDAEAANAAIATLARELAAINPQTHPVSRARMELAYNNGDFFDIGMWAYGLSFLALVLAFGTGRKWLIGAGVGLLVGAVLLHAIGFTLRCLVAERFAIQNQFESMVGLSLFAAIVAVGLMLLKRQWLFGAAAAGVGFLVLIAATQTAIPGQTIGREAAILNTSVLLKYHVTTVLVSYGLITVGFLCSVFYLLVSLMSRRQSAREAAAVALHGEASIAKDRTLARTLDDLDKAQMTALQLAFWTLGVGILLGAWWADHSWGRWWAWDPKETWALITWIVYLIVIHVRLIMGQGKALLTAWLSVAGFGIMLWTYFGVNLLLAGLHAYA, from the coding sequence ATGACCCGCGTGGTCCTGGCAATCCTGGTCCTGCTGTTCGTGGCGTGCCCGACCCGGGCGCAGCTCGAGCCGGCGGGCAACCAGCATCCCGAGACTTCCGCCGACGTGGACGGACACGGACACAGCGCGCCGTTCGGCCGGCCCGTTCGGCTTGGTCTTGTGCCCGAGCAGAAGGCAGTCTTTGCCGACGAGATCGACCTCGCCCCCTTGCGCGCAACGGCGGTGTTCCACAACGGTCGGGTGAAGATCCTCGATACGCTGGCACTCGAGATGATGCGGACGCTGACCGGTCGCGAGCGATACGAGGAACTCGTGCTGGCTGCAGGGGCATCGCCGCTCTCGAGCGAAGGCGATCGCTACGCCGCGGCGGATCCCGATCGCTTCGACAAGGCGCGGTTCGACCCATTGTTCGTGCTGCTGGACCTGGCGATCGATCCGGCCCATTACGCCGATCGCCCCCTGATCGCGGTCGACTACCTGCCGGTGCGCGAATACTTCCTGGAAGCGGCGTTTCCGGATGATCCCGACCGGCGTGATCTGTGGCTCCGGATGACCCGCGTGAGCCCGATCATGGTCGAGACGCTGGGCCAGCCGATCTTCGAGCGCTATGGGCACCTCGAACCGGTGCGACGGTCCCTCGGGCAGGCCGACAACGCGTTGCGCGTCGCGGCCGGGGCGGGGGCGATGCTGCGCGTGGTCGCGCCCGAGACCAACGACCAACAGTGGGTGCACGTTGAGGACCTGCCCGAGAGCCATCCGGCTCGCGCGGCGGCCATGGAACTGGGTCGGGCGTGGCGATCGCTCGATGCGGAAGCGGCCAACGCCGCGATCGCCACGCTGGCGCGCGAGCTCGCGGCGATCAATCCGCAGACGCATCCGGTCAGCCGGGCGCGGATGGAACTGGCGTACAACAACGGCGACTTCTTCGACATCGGTATGTGGGCCTACGGCCTGAGCTTCCTCGCGCTGGTGCTGGCGTTCGGCACCGGACGCAAGTGGCTCATCGGTGCGGGCGTGGGGTTGCTGGTGGGCGCCGTGCTGCTGCACGCGATCGGATTCACGCTGCGGTGCCTCGTGGCCGAGCGGTTCGCGATCCAGAACCAGTTCGAGTCGATGGTGGGGCTGAGCCTGTTTGCGGCGATCGTGGCGGTCGGGCTGATGCTGCTCAAGCGGCAGTGGCTGTTCGGCGCGGCGGCGGCGGGCGTGGGCTTCCTCGTGCTCATCGCCGCGACGCAGACGGCGATCCCCGGGCAGACCATCGGCCGCGAGGCGGCGATTCTGAATACCAGCGTGCTGCTGAAGTACCACGTCACGACTGTGCTGGTGAGCTATGGGCTGATCACGGTGGGCTTCCTGTGCAGCGTGTTCTACCTGCTCGTGTCGCTCATGAGCCGGCGTCAGTCGGCGCGCGAGGCCGCGGCGGTCGCACTGCACGGCGAGGCGTCGATCGCCAAGGACCGGACGCTCGCGCGCACGCTGGACGACCTGGACAAGGCGCAGATGACGGCGCTGCAGCTCGCCTTCTGGACGCTGGGCGTGGGCATCCTGCTGGGGGCGTGGTGGGCCGACCACTCGTGGGGCCGCTGGTGGGCGTGGGACCCCAAGGAGACTTGGGCGCTGATCACGTGGATCGTCTACCTCATCGTCATCCACGTGCGGCTGATCATGGGACAGGGCAAGGCCCTGCTCACGGCGTGGCTGAGCGTTGCGGGATTCGGCATCATGCTGTGGACGTACTTCGGCGTGAACCTGCTGCTGGCTGGTTTGCACGCGTACGCCTGA
- a CDS encoding PhoPQ-activated protein PqaA family protein — protein MKRAAVLLLSCLLPIAACAQTGERAEPQPTVPPGESPLDRYTAARDDSFAWKVVKAYAGGAGREDLTGFAIDLTSQTWRTEGEVDYPEWTHMMQVVVPDSPRHDTALLLVGGGQRQSLPPERLQEELWIIAEATGTIVAAVPNVPNQPLSLPEPDGTLGDIRFEDDLLAESWVVAKRTGDDGWVIHLAMVESVVAAMDALQAFARTEEAGGHAIEGFVVSGGSKRGWTTWLTAAVDDRVEAIIPMVIDTLNLPATMRHHYGAYGFFAPAIGDYAGRNLMQQLDTPFGERLRRIVDPYLFRDRLTMPKFVLNTSGDEYFLPDTPRYWIDDLPGETRLRIVPNWDHAIDRSGDAIFSAIGFYEAILCEVELPSLNVEVIEDTGDAVEWVMEVVIPDERVHLRRLTLWPATNPDARDFREEVVGKPFRMRMLTPEEDGPHAGRYRVRIEKPEAGYTAFFVEDRYDVQGQNLPLVFTTQVQIIPDVLEHAFEVEGDAAEGEQPVPVDP, from the coding sequence ATGAAGCGAGCCGCCGTCCTGTTGCTGTCGTGCCTGCTGCCCATCGCCGCCTGCGCCCAGACGGGCGAGCGTGCCGAGCCCCAGCCGACCGTCCCGCCGGGCGAGTCTCCGCTGGATCGCTACACCGCTGCGCGCGATGACTCGTTCGCGTGGAAGGTCGTCAAGGCCTACGCCGGCGGCGCCGGGCGCGAGGACCTGACGGGGTTCGCCATCGACCTGACCAGCCAGACCTGGCGCACCGAGGGCGAAGTTGATTACCCCGAGTGGACCCACATGATGCAGGTCGTCGTGCCCGATTCCCCGCGGCACGACACGGCCCTGCTGCTGGTGGGCGGCGGGCAACGCCAGTCGCTGCCGCCCGAGCGGCTCCAGGAGGAGCTGTGGATCATCGCCGAGGCGACGGGCACCATCGTCGCCGCCGTGCCCAACGTGCCCAACCAGCCGCTGTCGCTGCCCGAGCCCGACGGGACGCTGGGCGACATCCGCTTCGAGGATGACCTGCTGGCCGAGAGCTGGGTCGTCGCCAAGCGGACCGGCGATGACGGCTGGGTGATCCATCTGGCGATGGTCGAGTCGGTCGTCGCGGCGATGGATGCTCTCCAGGCCTTCGCCCGGACCGAGGAGGCCGGCGGGCACGCCATCGAGGGCTTCGTGGTCTCGGGCGGCAGCAAGCGTGGGTGGACGACCTGGCTGACGGCCGCCGTCGACGACCGCGTCGAGGCCATCATCCCGATGGTCATCGACACGCTGAACCTTCCTGCGACCATGCGCCACCACTACGGGGCCTACGGCTTCTTCGCCCCGGCCATCGGCGACTACGCGGGGCGGAACCTGATGCAGCAACTCGACACGCCCTTCGGCGAGCGCTTGCGGCGGATCGTCGACCCGTACCTGTTCCGCGACCGGCTGACCATGCCGAAGTTCGTGCTGAACACCAGCGGCGACGAGTACTTCCTGCCCGACACGCCGCGCTACTGGATCGACGACCTGCCCGGTGAAACGAGGCTGCGCATCGTGCCCAACTGGGACCACGCCATCGACCGCAGCGGCGACGCGATCTTCAGCGCCATCGGCTTCTACGAGGCGATCCTGTGCGAGGTCGAGCTGCCCTCGCTCAACGTCGAGGTCATCGAAGACACCGGCGACGCCGTCGAGTGGGTGATGGAGGTGGTGATCCCCGACGAGCGCGTGCACCTGCGCCGCCTGACGCTGTGGCCCGCGACCAATCCCGACGCCCGCGACTTCCGCGAGGAGGTCGTCGGCAAGCCCTTCCGCATGCGGATGCTGACGCCCGAGGAAGACGGCCCGCACGCGGGCAGGTACCGCGTGCGCATCGAGAAGCCCGAGGCCGGCTACACGGCCTTCTTCGTCGAGGACCGCTACGACGTGCAGGGCCAGAACCTGCCGCTGGTGTTCACCACGCAGGTGCAGATCATCCCAGACGTGCTCGAGCATGCGTTCGAGGTTGAGGGTGACGCCGCCGAAGGCGAGCAGCCGGTGCCGGTCGATCCCTGA
- a CDS encoding DNA methyltransferase — protein MSERGPQKAKPGPPRWQDVAGDPKVRPGKRPPMRPMTTTLWAYPSQHYDGAKTVQGDKTYTGGTPSWVIWQLLDRYTREGDVVLDPMCGGGTTLDVCADMGRKGIGYDLVPSRPDIKQADARELPVKDASVDFVFLDPPYSTHIDYSNHPDCIGKLDSSEAAYYEAMAGVFDEVYRVLKDRRYMAVYVSDSWRKQKGVAGGTFMPIGFELFAMLRENFRPIDIVCVVRRNAKLRQGNRHMAAAKDNFFIRGFNYLLIFKKEAG, from the coding sequence ATGAGCGAGCGAGGCCCGCAGAAGGCCAAGCCGGGGCCGCCCCGCTGGCAGGACGTCGCCGGCGACCCCAAGGTGCGCCCGGGCAAGCGCCCGCCCATGCGACCCATGACCACGACCTTGTGGGCCTACCCAAGCCAGCACTACGACGGCGCCAAGACCGTCCAGGGCGACAAGACGTACACCGGCGGCACGCCGAGCTGGGTGATCTGGCAGCTTCTGGACCGATACACGCGTGAGGGCGACGTCGTGCTCGACCCTATGTGCGGCGGCGGCACGACCCTGGACGTGTGCGCCGACATGGGCCGCAAGGGCATCGGCTACGACCTGGTCCCCAGCCGACCGGACATCAAGCAGGCCGACGCGCGCGAGCTGCCGGTGAAGGATGCATCGGTCGACTTCGTCTTCCTCGACCCGCCCTACTCGACCCACATCGACTACAGCAACCACCCCGACTGCATCGGCAAGCTCGATTCGAGCGAGGCGGCGTACTACGAGGCGATGGCGGGCGTGTTCGACGAGGTCTACCGCGTGCTGAAGGACCGGCGGTACATGGCCGTCTATGTCAGCGACTCGTGGCGCAAGCAGAAGGGCGTGGCCGGCGGCACCTTCATGCCCATCGGCTTCGAGCTGTTTGCGATGCTGCGGGAGAACTTCCGGCCCATCGACATCGTGTGCGTCGTGCGGCGCAACGCGAAATTAAGGCAAGGAAACCGCCACATGGCGGCGGCGAAGGACAACTTCTTCATCCGGGGGTTCAACTATCTGCTGATCTTCAAGAAGGAAGCGGGCTGA
- a CDS encoding proline dehydrogenase family protein has protein sequence MAIFSRKQPRPITTDAARPSGANGYATPDNGHAGDPINPAIAAIGSDMLARARKHRAGLLSKSFYSDKLMDWSMRDHGFKVEMFRFVDTFPVLTTSDMVHEHLVDYLGQDHVTMPPGMDLGLKAGSLAKGLMTKTISGQIEGMGKKFIAGTDAQSALPGLKKLWDNGIAFSVDLLGEACVSDEEADAYKAKYLDLIENLPEDVAGWKTNARLERDHLGGIPRTNVSIKISSLSAKADPIDTAGAIDDLMTRLTPILETARDKGVFVNFDMEHFALKDLTLELFFRCCEAVDFHAGLAMQAYLKSGVADAQRVSEWAQRTGRIVTVRLVKGAYWDSETIHAEQEGWPCPVWNAKWQTDQCFEDMCKVFLDHCPVAPEASGMGPTHLDSGSGGVKLALGSHNVRSIAAALAYSDSKGLPRTAVELQMLHGMADQLKHAASDMGLRIREYVPVGEMIPGMAYLVRRLLENTSNESWLKAGFLDEADEAVLLARPAPRAGQPTAIDDLYKMAAERHELSNAHPNVGDGRPFTTEPLRDFSRKDVRERFAKAVQSASVPTVANDRTPQQASEMVARAERAFPAWRDADPVKRASVLVRAAQAMRERRDELSGVIIKENGKDWRNADGDVAEAIDFCEYYARQSVALFERHRLGRFIGELDETWYQPRGVAVVISPWNFPLAIACGMTTAALVTGNTVILKPAEQTPAIAKICFDILKQSIDAEFGGEHQDAIHFCPAPGETTGAALVRDPRVSLLCFTGSKAVGLDIIKAAGVTPEEQHHVKKVVCEMGGKNAIIVDSSADLDEAVLGVRLSAFGFQGQKCSACSRCIIVDPQGPEGEHTQTFIRRLVASTASLIIGDPTRPGTDVGPVIDEEAATNIRRHIETAKKEGLKLELAMDVPAGLEQSVGKPFVGPHIFSGVTPDKTLARQEVFGPVLAIMHASSYDEALKIANGHPYKLTGGVFTRKPTHIEKAKRDFRVGNLYINRGITGALVARQPFGGFGMSGVGSKAGGSDYLLQFVEPRASCENTMRRGFAPEL, from the coding sequence ATGGCCATCTTCAGCCGCAAGCAGCCCCGCCCCATCACCACCGACGCCGCCCGACCCAGCGGCGCCAACGGCTACGCGACCCCCGACAACGGGCACGCGGGCGACCCGATCAACCCGGCCATCGCCGCGATCGGCTCGGACATGCTCGCCCGGGCCCGCAAGCACCGGGCCGGTCTGCTGAGCAAGAGCTTCTACTCCGACAAGCTCATGGACTGGTCCATGCGCGACCACGGCTTCAAGGTCGAGATGTTCCGCTTCGTCGACACCTTCCCCGTGCTGACAACCAGCGACATGGTGCACGAGCACCTGGTCGATTACCTGGGCCAGGACCACGTCACCATGCCCCCGGGCATGGACCTTGGCCTCAAGGCCGGCTCGCTTGCCAAGGGCCTCATGACCAAGACGATCTCGGGGCAGATCGAGGGCATGGGCAAGAAGTTCATCGCCGGCACCGATGCGCAGAGCGCGCTGCCGGGCCTCAAGAAGCTCTGGGACAACGGCATCGCCTTCAGCGTGGACCTCCTGGGCGAGGCCTGCGTGAGCGATGAAGAAGCCGACGCGTACAAGGCGAAATACCTGGACCTCATCGAGAACCTGCCCGAGGACGTCGCCGGCTGGAAGACCAACGCCCGCCTGGAGCGCGACCACCTGGGCGGCATCCCGCGCACGAACGTGTCGATCAAGATCAGTTCGCTCAGCGCCAAGGCCGACCCCATCGACACCGCCGGGGCGATCGACGACCTCATGACCCGCCTCACGCCGATCCTCGAGACCGCGCGCGACAAGGGCGTGTTCGTCAACTTCGACATGGAGCATTTTGCTCTGAAGGACCTGACCCTCGAGCTGTTCTTCCGCTGCTGCGAGGCGGTCGACTTCCACGCCGGCCTGGCCATGCAAGCGTACCTGAAGTCCGGCGTCGCCGATGCGCAGCGCGTCAGCGAGTGGGCCCAGCGGACGGGGCGCATCGTGACCGTTCGATTGGTCAAGGGCGCCTACTGGGACAGCGAGACGATCCACGCCGAGCAGGAGGGCTGGCCATGCCCGGTCTGGAACGCCAAGTGGCAGACCGACCAGTGCTTCGAGGACATGTGCAAGGTCTTCCTGGATCACTGCCCGGTCGCCCCCGAGGCCAGCGGCATGGGCCCGACGCACCTGGACAGCGGCTCGGGCGGCGTCAAATTGGCGCTTGGAAGCCATAATGTCCGCTCGATCGCCGCGGCGCTGGCCTATAGCGATTCCAAGGGCCTGCCGCGCACCGCCGTCGAGCTCCAGATGCTCCACGGCATGGCCGACCAGCTCAAGCACGCCGCCAGCGACATGGGCCTGCGCATTCGTGAGTACGTGCCCGTGGGCGAGATGATCCCCGGCATGGCCTACCTCGTGCGCCGGCTGCTGGAGAACACCAGCAACGAGAGCTGGCTGAAGGCCGGCTTCCTGGACGAGGCCGACGAGGCGGTGCTGCTCGCCCGCCCCGCCCCCCGCGCCGGCCAGCCCACGGCCATCGACGACCTCTACAAGATGGCCGCCGAGCGCCACGAGCTGAGCAACGCCCACCCCAACGTCGGCGACGGCCGCCCCTTCACCACCGAGCCCCTGCGCGACTTCTCGAGGAAGGACGTCCGCGAGCGCTTCGCGAAAGCGGTGCAATCGGCCAGCGTCCCCACGGTCGCCAACGACCGCACGCCGCAGCAGGCCAGCGAGATGGTCGCCCGCGCCGAGCGCGCCTTCCCCGCCTGGCGCGACGCCGACCCGGTGAAGCGCGCCAGCGTCCTCGTCCGCGCCGCCCAGGCGATGCGCGAGCGCCGCGATGAACTCTCCGGCGTCATCATCAAGGAGAACGGCAAGGACTGGCGCAACGCCGACGGCGACGTGGCCGAGGCCATCGACTTCTGCGAGTACTACGCCCGCCAGAGCGTGGCCCTCTTCGAGCGCCACCGCCTGGGCCGGTTCATCGGCGAGCTCGACGAGACCTGGTACCAGCCCCGCGGCGTCGCGGTGGTAATCAGCCCGTGGAACTTCCCGCTGGCCATCGCCTGCGGCATGACCACGGCCGCGCTCGTCACGGGCAACACGGTGATCCTCAAGCCCGCCGAGCAGACGCCCGCGATCGCCAAGATCTGCTTCGACATCTTGAAGCAATCCATCGACGCCGAGTTCGGCGGCGAGCACCAGGACGCCATCCACTTCTGCCCCGCCCCCGGCGAGACCACCGGCGCCGCCCTCGTCCGCGATCCGCGCGTGTCGCTGCTGTGCTTCACCGGCAGCAAGGCCGTGGGCCTGGACATCATCAAGGCCGCCGGCGTCACCCCCGAAGAGCAGCACCACGTCAAGAAGGTCGTCTGCGAGATGGGCGGCAAGAACGCCATCATCGTCGACAGCAGCGCCGACCTCGACGAGGCCGTCCTCGGAGTTCGCCTCTCGGCCTTCGGCTTCCAGGGCCAGAAGTGCAGCGCGTGCAGCCGCTGCATCATCGTCGACCCGCAGGGCCCAGAGGGCGAGCACACCCAGACCTTCATCCGCCGCCTGGTCGCCAGCACCGCCTCGCTGATCATCGGCGACCCGACCAGGCCCGGCACCGACGTCGGCCCGGTCATCGACGAAGAAGCGGCGACCAACATCCGCCGCCACATCGAGACGGCGAAGAAAGAGGGCCTGAAGCTCGAACTGGCCATGGACGTGCCCGCCGGCCTCGAGCAATCCGTCGGCAAGCCCTTCGTCGGACCGCACATCTTCAGCGGCGTCACGCCCGACAAGACCCTGGCCCGGCAGGAGGTCTTCGGCCCGGTGCTCGCCATCATGCACGCCAGCAGCTACGACGAGGCACTGAAGATCGCCAACGGCCACCCCTACAAGCTCACCGGCGGCGTCTTTACCCGCAAGCCCACGCACATCGAGAAAGCCAAGCGCGACTTCCGCGTGGGCAACCTCTACATCAACCGCGGCATTACGGGCGCCCTGGTCGCCCGCCAGCCCTTCGGCGGCTTCGGCATGTCGGGCGTGGGCAGCAAGGCGGGCGGGAGCGACTACCTGCTCCAGTTCGTCGAACCCCGCGCGAGCTGCGAGAACACCATGCGACGAGGCTTCGCGCCCGAGCTGTAA
- a CDS encoding DHH family phosphoesterase yields MSSATESPAYESTVSPKELAEWLREAGRLLVICHTRPDGDAVGSTLAIARAAKMAGVQVQLAYAGELPPWMDEILGEASWVHLDAGDPPAAFDRCLVCDTGAWSQLEPYKPWIAGKADRVAVLDHHRSGSPDLAEARLIDSDAAAACEMAAEVCTLLLGIERASDLPVDIAEPLMLGLGTDTGWFRHPSVTPHVLRLAADLVQAGAEHPRLVKMTMLSDPIQRLKLMSKALGSLSLHEDLGVAVVRVHAEDITSIGASVGMTSGFADPALAVKSVRVAIVLVELPPEGDGTKKVKISMRSKVGGPDVAKLAGAFGGGGHIRAAGARSELSLDETEKKLLELIAQDASS; encoded by the coding sequence ATGAGCAGCGCCACGGAGAGCCCCGCCTACGAGTCGACCGTCTCGCCGAAGGAATTGGCCGAATGGCTGCGCGAGGCGGGCCGGCTGCTGGTCATCTGCCACACGCGGCCCGACGGCGACGCGGTGGGCAGCACCCTGGCGATCGCGCGGGCGGCAAAGATGGCCGGCGTGCAGGTCCAGCTTGCCTACGCGGGCGAACTGCCGCCCTGGATGGACGAGATATTGGGCGAGGCGAGCTGGGTGCACCTCGACGCCGGCGACCCGCCGGCGGCGTTCGATCGTTGTTTAGTCTGCGACACCGGCGCCTGGAGCCAGCTTGAGCCATACAAACCCTGGATCGCGGGCAAGGCGGACCGGGTGGCCGTGCTGGACCACCATCGCAGCGGCTCGCCGGACCTGGCCGAGGCGCGATTGATCGACAGCGACGCCGCCGCGGCGTGCGAGATGGCCGCCGAGGTCTGCACGCTGCTCCTGGGGATCGAGCGCGCCAGCGACCTGCCGGTGGACATCGCCGAGCCGCTCATGCTCGGGCTGGGCACGGACACCGGCTGGTTCCGCCATCCCAGCGTGACGCCCCACGTGCTGCGTTTGGCGGCCGATCTGGTCCAGGCCGGGGCCGAGCATCCCAGGCTCGTGAAGATGACGATGCTGAGCGACCCCATCCAGCGCCTGAAGCTGATGAGCAAGGCGCTCGGCTCGCTGAGCCTCCACGAGGACCTGGGCGTCGCGGTCGTGCGGGTGCACGCCGAGGACATCACGAGCATCGGGGCGAGCGTGGGCATGACCAGCGGGTTTGCCGACCCGGCGCTCGCGGTCAAGAGCGTGCGCGTGGCGATCGTGCTGGTCGAGCTGCCGCCCGAGGGCGACGGCACGAAGAAGGTCAAGATCAGCATGCGCAGCAAGGTGGGCGGCCCGGACGTCGCGAAGCTGGCCGGCGCGTTCGGCGGTGGCGGGCATATCCGCGCCGCGGGCGCGCGCAGCGAATTGAGCCTCGACGAGACGGAGAAGAAGCTGCTCGAGCTGATCGCCCAGGACGCGTCCTCATGA